In Salvia miltiorrhiza cultivar Shanhuang (shh) chromosome 4, IMPLAD_Smil_shh, whole genome shotgun sequence, the DNA window TCCAAAACCCCAATCGGCCTCTCCGCCTCTCTCTGGAACCCTAGATCTACGTGTTTATGGCCGAGAATAGCAGTTGGTTGGCATATTTGAACTCTAAATTCGTCCCCGATTCGGAGGACGAAGAATTCTTTGCTAATATACCTCCGTTGCCGTCACCGCCGTCTGGTTTTTTCTATGATGGGAGCGGCGGAGTCCAGGGTTCTGAGGAGTCCGTCGGTGGTGCTTTGATGGAGGATTCGAGGGTTCCAAGGAGTCCGATCCGGCGGCCCATCTATCGCCGCCCCTCTACCGCGATGAAGGCGCAACATTCGGATCTAGACGCTCTCCTATGCATAGAGAGTTGGGATGACGTCGTGCGCGAGCGGGAAGAGGTCGTCAGCGGCGACTGGTGGCTCCGGTGCTCCCCCTTGTTGCGAAGGATGGTCTATACTATGTTTCCGGGATTGAAAGGGTGAgatctttcttttttgttgcGATATTTGTGATCGTATATGCGTTGTTGGTATGAGGGGTGTGACCCTCTGTGTTGTTTCCATGAGTGCGATTGTGGTAGATGGACTGAATGCTGAGATGATGAAGTTGctgctcattttttttttccctaaaATGCTAAGAATCTATGATTAAAACTATGAAAAAATGAGATTGTGGGCTGTGTCCCCATTTGGTTTATTGATGGTTGCTTCCCTGGTTCCCTCTTGTGACTAATTGTTTGTGATTGCATATGGTGTGTGCCCTAGTTCAAGATTTGTGCGTAATTGTATTGTGTATGTGGGCAGTGTCTCTCTTGTTTGAGTGTTATTGCTGGTATGAGGGTTGTGTCCCTCTTGTTTGAGTGTTATTGCTGGTATGAGGGCTGTGTCCCTCTTGTTTGAGTGTTATTGCTGGTATGAGGGCTATGTCCCTCTTGTTTGTCCTGCCAAAAACTGATCTGCACAAAAAACTGAAAACAACATCTTTAGAAGCATTCCTATGCATTAAACTGAAAACAACATCTTTACAAGCATTCCTTGCACTATAGCTTTACAAAAACTATGCATTCACACAAGCATTCCTATAGCTTTACAAAAACTATGCATTCACACAAGCATTCCTATAGCTTTACAAAAACTATGCATTCACACAAGCTGTACAAAAACTATGCTCCTACTCTTGCATATGTTGCTGCCTGGTGCTAAGTGGAGGCAGTCTCAATCATGCTCAATTGATTGAAGGTTGTCTCCATTGCCCCATATGCATCATCATGTAATCCCAATTGCTCATTCAGTTGGTCTATGCCTTCAACAACTCCTTTTTCAATCAAATATCCAATGCACTCTTCCACAAGTTCTTTTGGCACCTCTAATGACATTGGAAGTGCACCTTGCCTTGAAAGCATTCATTTCTTCATGTGTGGAAGCTTATAATAGTTTTGCCCTCTTACTTTCATGATTTCAATTAGACATCCTTGTAGGCTCAAGAAAACTGCATTTAAAGTATGAGGACTTAGCTCCTCGAATGATTTTTCAACTGCTTGTACTAGCTCATGCTCAGTTGTGGCCACTGATTGTACTTGCAAGCTCTGAATGGCCCTAAACCAACCCAAGTCATTGATGTTGGTGTCTGGGCTATTTGGAGGTTGATGTATAATCTTGATATCAAATCTATTGGCTGTTGCAGCAGCTCTCCAATCTGGATCATTGTCCTTAATATGTGGCCTTGCATTATCttgttgtatatatatagttttgctTGCAAATTGAGGCCATTTGTCCCAAATTGCAGGAATTAACTGTATATAAAGGCAATAAACTGTAATGAATTGTAATGAACTGTAATGAACTGTAATTAACTGGAATGAACAGGAATGAACTTCAATTAACTGGATTTAGGTAAAAATGAATGCAAATATTTGCTACATTTAGCTATACCTTGGAGATATAGCAGGCCTTCATCACTTCTTTGGTGATGGATTGGATTTGCTTCTCCTCCATTGTTCCAGCCAGCCTGTTCTTGCTTGTTCTCTTGGCTGGTACCATCTCTGTGAAAGGAAAAATCCCTATCTTGCCATCGAATAACACACTCCCATCTTCATTAAATAGAGGTCTGCCCACTGCACAACTAAACATAACTTTTTTGATAAACTTCTTACTCTTGCAAGTGCGATGTGGATCAGTTTCCTCTGGAGTTAAGTAAAATTTGTGGTTTGCTTTGGTGATGTAGAACAACTTCTCATCAATGTGCACTACATTGTGCATATTCTTGAACTTTAGGACATTGCATATCCTATCATATTCAATCTGTTCAAGAGAGAACCGTAGCCTCAATAACTTGTTGGGAGCCGTCAAATCGGGTCGGATAGCACTTGAATGAGCTCTGATCAGCCCCTTTGAGATCCATCTGCCCACTGTACTCTTCGAGCAATTAATACCTGTTGCTAGTCTTCGAATGGTTCCCCTTTTATGCAACTCTAGACTAGATATGAGTTCTAAATCTATTTGCACTCTTTTTCTTCTacatttgttgatttttttttgctttgaacGGATACTAATTGACCTTGTGCTTGCTCCTTTTTTGCAGCCTGCCATAAACGCGAGACGGAGCTCCGACAACACCCCCATTTCGCCATGGCAGCAGTGATAGTCCCATGGTGGAGCTTCCCATCTGTtgaattttgaagaagaaagaaggcCATGGCTTGCCTTTCCTCACTTGTTAAATCCTTCCTTCTACccatcttttgtttttttttttggtgtttgGAGCTTCTAAGATCA includes these proteins:
- the LOC131023483 gene encoding uncharacterized protein LOC131023483; translated protein: MGRRKDLTSEERQAMAFFLLQNSTDGKLHHGTITAAMAKWGCCRSSVSRLWQAAKKEQAQELHKRGTIRRLATGINCSKSTVGRWISKGLIRAHSSAIRPDLTAPNKLLRLRFSLEQIEYDRICNVLKFKNMHNVVHIDEKLFYITKANHKFYLTPEETDPHRTCKSKKFIKKVMFSCAVGRPLFNEDGSVLFDGKIGIFPFTEMVPAKRTSKNRLAGTMEEKQIQSITKEVMKACYISKLIPAIWDKWPQFASKTIYIQQDNARPHIKDNDPDWRAAATANRFDIKIIHQPPNSPDTNINDLGWFRAIQSLQVQSVATTEHELVQAVEKSFEELSPHTLNAVFLSLQGCLIEIMKVRGQGALPMSLEVPKELVEECIGYLIEKGVVEGIDQLNEQLGLHDDAYGAMETTFNQLSMIETAST